One genomic region from uncultured Cohaesibacter sp. encodes:
- a CDS encoding ABC transporter permease — protein sequence MSGSFLEAFLKRIVGFVGVLLVLSLVIFILARVVPGDPARIALGPSASQEQVDAMRQSMGLDDPLIIQYLSYMARAATGDLGKSLLSGKRVTEDILTFLPATVELVMVTVIFMFAVAVPLGVMTAKHRNSWIDNVGRIVSLAGVTVPSFVVAILLQIFVANFVDWWPILGRVDFQLGDLNGPTGFLLIDSILAGRADVFFSACQHLVLPAFSLALASIGQITRITRSTMIENQRRDHVLTLRSFGVPSNVIVFRYLFKLSSIAPLTIMGLEFASLIGNAFVIEMLFSWGGFASYGLNAIMQKDINAVMAVVLISGIFFIVANLVIDILLALIDPRVSAKEAR from the coding sequence ATGTCCGGAAGTTTTCTGGAAGCTTTTTTAAAACGAATTGTCGGCTTTGTTGGTGTGCTTCTGGTTCTCTCGCTGGTGATCTTTATTCTTGCTCGCGTCGTACCGGGAGATCCGGCTCGAATTGCCTTGGGTCCAAGTGCCAGTCAGGAGCAGGTGGATGCGATGCGCCAATCCATGGGGCTCGATGATCCGCTTATTATTCAATATCTCAGCTACATGGCTAGAGCCGCCACGGGGGACCTTGGCAAGTCACTTTTGTCTGGAAAGCGGGTCACCGAAGACATTTTGACCTTTTTGCCTGCCACGGTCGAATTGGTGATGGTGACCGTAATATTTATGTTTGCCGTCGCTGTTCCTCTCGGGGTTATGACTGCCAAACACAGGAATAGCTGGATTGATAATGTCGGCCGTATCGTCTCTCTTGCTGGCGTGACGGTTCCAAGTTTCGTTGTTGCAATCCTCTTGCAGATCTTTGTAGCCAACTTTGTTGATTGGTGGCCCATTCTGGGGCGTGTCGATTTCCAGCTTGGTGATCTAAACGGTCCGACCGGCTTTCTGCTGATAGATTCAATTCTGGCAGGCAGGGCAGATGTCTTTTTCAGCGCGTGCCAGCATCTCGTTCTTCCAGCCTTCTCGCTGGCACTGGCGAGCATCGGGCAGATCACGCGCATCACCCGCTCAACCATGATCGAGAACCAGCGCCGTGATCACGTCTTGACCCTGCGTTCCTTCGGTGTGCCCAGCAATGTGATCGTTTTCCGCTATCTCTTCAAGCTGTCATCTATTGCGCCGCTGACCATTATGGGCCTTGAGTTCGCCTCTCTGATTGGCAACGCCTTTGTGATCGAGATGCTCTTTTCATGGGGTGGCTTTGCCTCTTATGGCCTGAACGCGATCATGCAGAAAGACATCAACGCGGTTATGGCCGTCGTCCTTATCTCCGGGATCTTCTTCATCGTGGCAAATCTTGTCATCGATATTCTGCTTGCCCTGATTGACCCGCGTGTCAGCGCGAAGGAGGCTCGATAA